The following DNA comes from Caulobacter mirabilis.
GCCAAGGCCAGGCCGGCGACGGTGCCCGGCACGGCCGAGGCCTTGTAGCCGCGCGAGGCGACCTGGGTCTCCTGGCCCTTGGCGTCGACGAACATCTCCAGCCGGGCCGCCTTGGGCGCGACGGAACGGAAGTCGATGACCAGGGTCTCCTTCGTCTGCGCGATATGGACCAGCATGAAGCCGTCGCCGCCGATGTTGCCGGCCCGCGGCAGGGTCACGGCCAGGGCGAAGCCGACGGCCACCGCCGCATCGACGGCGTTGCCGCCCTGGCGCAGGATCTGCGCGCCGACCTCGGTGGCGATCTCGTTCTGGCTGACGACCATGCCGCGCGCGCCGACCACCGGATGGTGGATCGACGGATACTCGAGCAGCTGCTTGCGCTGCGGCTGAGGGGCCGTCGCCTGAAGAGCCGGGGCCTGGGCGAAGCCGGCGACCGGCGACAGGGCGATCGACGCGGCCGTCAGGCCGGCCAGCAAGGGACGAAGGTACAAACGCATGGGGTCAGACGTCCTTGGCGGATTTGAATTCCTCGACGTCCAGCTCCCCCTCCCACCGCGCGATGGCGGTGGAGACGGAGAGGTCGCAGGTGACGTTCGGCACCGTGCGGATCATGTCGAGGATACGGTCGAAGGGCAGGATGAAGCCGACGAGCAGAGCGGTCTGCTCGGCGCCGATGCCGATGGCGCCGAGCACGGCGGCCAGCACGAACAGGGAGCCCGAGGGCACCGGGCCGCCGCCGATGGCCAGCAGCGGGGTGATGATCAGGACGATGGCGTAATCGGCCAGGGTCATCGGCACGCCGAAGGCCTGCGCCGCGAAGACGGTCAGCATGCCGACGTACATCGCCGTACCGTCCATGCCGATGCTGGCGCCCAGCGGCAGCACGGTCGAGGCGACGGGCGGTTTCACGCCGAGGTTCTGCTCGGCCACGCGGATGGCGACCGGCAGGGTCGCCGAGCTGGAGGCGGTCGAGAAGCCGACCATGATCGCGTCCGCCGAGCCCCGGAAGAACGGGATCACCGGCAGCCGGGCCAGCAGGCGGACGATCAGGCCATGGGTGATGATCGTCTGGATCAGCGCTCCCAGGATCACGCAGAGCGCCAGGTTGAAGACGTGGACGAAGGTCTTGGCCCCGTTGGCGCCGATCACCACCGCGATCAGGGCGAACACGCCGAAGGGGGCCAGCTCCATGACCAGGGCCACGATCTTCAGCATCACCGACGAGGCCGAGGCCAGGCCCCGGGCCAGCGGCTTGCCGTCCTCGCCCGCGATGATCGTCGCCACCCCGACCAGGATGGCGAAGAACAGGATGGCGAGGGTCTCGCCTTCGGCCAGGGCCTTGATCGGGTTCAGCGGAATGATGCTGAGGAACAGCTCGGTCGGCGACTTGGCGGCGGCCAGGGCTTCCGGCGCGGCGCCGGCGACGGCCGCGCCCAGGCCCGGCTGGATCAGGGTCGCCAGCGTCAGGCCGACCGCGACGGCGATCAGCATGGTGACGATGTACATGCCGACCGTCTTCACCCCGATGCGGCCGAGCCGCTTGGGATCGCCCAGCTGGGCGACGCCCGAGGCGATGATCACGAACACCAGGGGCGCGACCAGCATGCGGATCAGCCGCACGAAGACGTCGCCGATCGGCTTGATCACCGCCGTCTGGTCGCCCAGCGCAAAACCGGCGATCGCACCCAGCACCAGGGCGCCCATGATCCGCTGCCATAGCGGGACGCCGAACCAGAGGCCCGCGAGGCGCGCGGCCGGCCCCTTCTTCTGCGGAGAGGCGTCGACGGTCATTTCGGGCATTTCCAGTCGGGCTGGGCCGGGCGGCGCAACGCGCGGCCGGCGAAGGCGTCGGTCGGCTGGCCGTCGGCGATGGCGACTTGGCCGTTGACCAGCACCCAACGGGCGCCGGTCGACAGGCGCTTGGGCTGTTCGTAGGTGGCCTGGGCGGCGAAGACCTTCGGATCAAAGGCGACGACGTCGGCGTACTGGCCGGGCTTGAGATAGCCGCGGTCCGTCAGGCGGAAGGCGTCGGCGGTGAGGCCGGCGCCGCGCCGCACGAACTGCTCGGGCGTCATCAGCTTTTCGGCGATCACGAACTTGGTCCAGGCCAGGGGGAAGGTGCCGAACTTGCGCGGATGGCCCTCGGAGCCGTCCGAGCCGGTCATCACCCAGGGACGGACGGCGAAGGCGGCGATGTCGGCCTCGGCCATGTTGAAGCTGGCGACGGCGGCGTCGCCCTCGTCGCGCACCACGCGGAAGGCGGCCTCGACCGGGTCGACGCCCCAGGCCTTGGCCACGTCACCCAGCCGCTTGCCGGCATGCGGGCCCGAGGTGAGCAGGATCGACATCGGCCCGCCGCGACGGCGCAGATTGTCAGCCGTGTCGGCGACCAGCCGGTCGCGCAGCGCCGGATCGGCCAGCCGCGCCCGCAGCGCCGCCTTGCCGCCGTCCATGGCCCAGCGCGGCAGCAAGGCGTTCGAGACCCGCGTGCCGGACGCGGCCCAGGGATACTGGTCGGCGGTGACCTCCCGCCCTTTGGCGCGCTCGGCCTCGACCAGGGCGATGATCTCCGGCGCCTTGCCGTGGACGTCGACGCCCAGCGCCTTGATGTGGGCGATGTGCACCGGCATGTCCGCTTCGCGGCCGATGCGCAGGGCTTCCTCGACAGCGGCCTTCAGTCCGATGTTGTCGCTGCCCTCGTCGCGCAGGTGGCTGTCGTAGACGCCGCCGCGCACGGCCGCCTCGCGGGCCAGGGCGATGACCTCCTCGGTCTTCGAAAAACTCTGAGGCGCATAATAGAGACCGGTCGAGAAGCCGATCGCCCCCTCGCACATGGCCTTGGCCACGGCGTCCTTCATGCGCTGCAGTTCGTCGGCCGTCGGCTCGCGGGCCGCTTCGCCCACGACTTGGCGGCGGACAGCGCCGAAGCCCACGAAACTCGCGACGTTGACGCCGACGCCCTGCTGCTGGGCGCGGTCGAGCCGGTCGCGGATGTCGGGCGAGCCGTCGCCGTCGTTGCCGATGAAGACCGTGGTCACGCCCTGGGCCAGGTGGTTCAGCCCGGCCCGCAGCGCCGCGTCGTCCGACTGCAGGTCGGCCGTCGCATGGGTGTGAGGATCGATGAAACCCGGCGCGACATAGAGGCCCGTCGCGTCGACGACGCGGCCGGCCGTCAGGTCCTTGGCGTCGCCGACGAAGACGATGCGGTCGCCCGCGATCCCCACGTCGGCCCGCCGCGGCGGAGCGCCGGTTCCGTCCAGGACGAGACCGCCGCGGAGAAGCAGGTCGAGGCGGAGAGGCGCCGCCTCGACCTGTCCCCGTGCGCCGCCAGCGACCAGGGCGAGTGAGACGACCGCCCCGATCCCCAGCAGGCGCACCTCGTGCGTTCCTCGGCTCCGACGCCGGACCATGACGACCCTCCCCAGGACTTCAGCGTCTTAGAAACGCTTGCTGAAGCTCGCGTACCAGTACCGACCCGTGGAACTGTGCAGTGCGCCGTTGTAGCCGAAGTTGCTCGACGTCACCGGCGGGTCCTTGTCCTCGATATTGCGGACGCCGAGGCGGATGGTCGAGCCGTCCATCATGCCGTCCTTGAAGGCGTACTGGCCGTAGAGGTTGACCGTGGTCCAGGCCTCGACCGGGAAGTACTTGCCATCGACCTGCGCCGGGCTGGTGTCGAACACGCGACCGACGTGGTTCACGAACACGCCCGCGCCCCAGCCGTCCTTGCGCCAGCTGAACGAGGCCGTGCCGCGGAACTCCGGGAAGCCGTCCAGCTGGATCTGGTTGCCCGCCGACGCGACGGTCAGGCCCGGCAGCTTTCCGCCCTTGATGGCGTCGATCAGGGTCTGCTCGATCGGGCTCGGCGCCTGGTCGAACTGCAGCAGCTTGGCGACGTTCAGCTTGACCCCGAAGTCGCCCCAGGAGTCGGTCTTCAGGTCGTAGTCGAGCGAGAAGTCGATGCCCCGGACCATCCGCGGCTGCAGGTTCTGATAGACGTCGTCGACGTAGAGGATCGGTCCGACGATGCCCGGGGTGGTGTTGTCGCGGACGACCTGCGGGTTGGAGCTGCCGTTGAGGCGCAGCAGGTAGTCGTAGGCGATCTGGTTGTTGGCCCCCAGGATGCCGATGACGTTCTTCTCGCGGATCGACCAGAAGTCCATCGTGAAGGTCACGCGGCCGGCTTCCGGCGGGATGAAGTCCGGCTGGAAGACCACGCCGACCGAGGCGTTGTCGGCCTCTTCCGGCTTCAGGTTCTGGTTGCCGCTGCGCACTTCCAGGGTGCTGGTCGAGGTGCAGGTGGTGCCGTTGATGCGGCAGGCGGCGTAGTCGGTGCGCGAGTTCGAGACGGTGGTGCCGTCGCTGTAGAACTGCGGCAGGTTCGGCGCCCGGAAGCTCTGGGACACCGAGCCGCGCAGCGACAGCCCGCGGCCGACCTTCCACAGCACGGCGAACTTCGGCTTCAGCACGTTGCCGAAGTCGGAATAGTACTCGTCGCGCGCGGCCAGCTGGATGTTGACCTCCTCGACGAAGGGGATCCGCATCTCCGGGCCGATGACCGGAACGGCCAGCTCGACGTAGGCCGAGGAGATGTCGCGGTCGGCGCTGACGTCCGGCGACTGGCTCGCCCCCAGGACATCGCTGTCGTAGGTGATGCCGGTGACCTTGTTGGTGTACTTGATCGTGCCGTCGAGACGGCTGTCACGGTCGTCGTCATAGGTCTCGCGGCGCCATTCGACGCCGGCCGCCAGACCGACCGGACCGGCCGGCAGCTCGAACAGGTCGGCCTTGGAGACCTTGAAGTCGATCATGGCCAGCGAGGTCTCGCTGATCCGGTAGACGTTGATCAGGAAGGAATCGATCGTCGCCTGGCTGTTGCGCGTGCCGTCGCCGAGCGAGTAGTTGCCCTGGCTGCCGCCGTTGAACGGGTTGTAGGCCGTGGCGTCGGTCCGCGACAGCGCCGCCTGGAAGAGCGTGTTGCTGATCGCGTTGTGCGTCATGTCCTTGGTGCGGGCCTTGGAGTAGACGACCGCCGACTCCCAGTCGAAGCCGTTCCATTCGCCGCGCAGGCCGCCCAGCAGGCGGATGCTGTCGTCGGTGACGGTGTAGGTCCGCGGGCCGGTGTCGACCGGCCGGTAGTTGGTGATGTTCATCGCCAGGCCGGCGGTCGGCACGTTGGTCAGGCCCGGCAGACGGTTCGGAT
Coding sequences within:
- a CDS encoding dicarboxylate/amino acid:cation symporter gives rise to the protein MTVDASPQKKGPAARLAGLWFGVPLWQRIMGALVLGAIAGFALGDQTAVIKPIGDVFVRLIRMLVAPLVFVIIASGVAQLGDPKRLGRIGVKTVGMYIVTMLIAVAVGLTLATLIQPGLGAAVAGAAPEALAAAKSPTELFLSIIPLNPIKALAEGETLAILFFAILVGVATIIAGEDGKPLARGLASASSVMLKIVALVMELAPFGVFALIAVVIGANGAKTFVHVFNLALCVILGALIQTIITHGLIVRLLARLPVIPFFRGSADAIMVGFSTASSSATLPVAIRVAEQNLGVKPPVASTVLPLGASIGMDGTAMYVGMLTVFAAQAFGVPMTLADYAIVLIITPLLAIGGGPVPSGSLFVLAAVLGAIGIGAEQTALLVGFILPFDRILDMIRTVPNVTCDLSVSTAIARWEGELDVEEFKSAKDV
- a CDS encoding N-acyl-D-amino-acid deacylase family protein; protein product: MVRRRSRGTHEVRLLGIGAVVSLALVAGGARGQVEAAPLRLDLLLRGGLVLDGTGAPPRRADVGIAGDRIVFVGDAKDLTAGRVVDATGLYVAPGFIDPHTHATADLQSDDAALRAGLNHLAQGVTTVFIGNDGDGSPDIRDRLDRAQQQGVGVNVASFVGFGAVRRQVVGEAAREPTADELQRMKDAVAKAMCEGAIGFSTGLYYAPQSFSKTEEVIALAREAAVRGGVYDSHLRDEGSDNIGLKAAVEEALRIGREADMPVHIAHIKALGVDVHGKAPEIIALVEAERAKGREVTADQYPWAASGTRVSNALLPRWAMDGGKAALRARLADPALRDRLVADTADNLRRRGGPMSILLTSGPHAGKRLGDVAKAWGVDPVEAAFRVVRDEGDAAVASFNMAEADIAAFAVRPWVMTGSDGSEGHPRKFGTFPLAWTKFVIAEKLMTPEQFVRRGAGLTADAFRLTDRGYLKPGQYADVVAFDPKVFAAQATYEQPKRLSTGARWVLVNGQVAIADGQPTDAFAGRALRRPAQPDWKCPK
- a CDS encoding TonB-dependent receptor domain-containing protein — translated: MAHTIIKSLKCALLAGASVVATGAWAQEAPAAPESTEVEAITVVGSQIKGAKIDTALPVSVVGEDDIVATGAVSGDELFRSIPQAGDVQFQEARTTGNLNDARGDVASLNLRSLGTGNTLTLLNGRRAVMHPGTQTENFVPVQTPNTNALPVAGIKRVEVLRDGAAAIYGTDAVAGVVNNVLDTRFQGLRMEAQLGGSEGTGYREGSFNVKAGRRFGDDTRVTFFGSYTGRSRMNASERDYAASEDHRWQIEGTPWAGNTTFDSRSTSSPWGAFTVIGAPGVVRQNGTALTASGLFHIEPTSNVGTGIPACASGAFGAGGDLCIKSGSITGANTRNLRYDENPDRTLKGGVERANLFATVEHQLTDEIEFFGEAGYYHALFTGSREQSAPVSSAPISIPANSYWNPFGPTMLNGAVNPNRLPGLTNVPTAGLAMNITNYRPVDTGPRTYTVTDDSIRLLGGLRGEWNGFDWESAVVYSKARTKDMTHNAISNTLFQAALSRTDATAYNPFNGGSQGNYSLGDGTRNSQATIDSFLINVYRISETSLAMIDFKVSKADLFELPAGPVGLAAGVEWRRETYDDDRDSRLDGTIKYTNKVTGITYDSDVLGASQSPDVSADRDISSAYVELAVPVIGPEMRIPFVEEVNIQLAARDEYYSDFGNVLKPKFAVLWKVGRGLSLRGSVSQSFRAPNLPQFYSDGTTVSNSRTDYAACRINGTTCTSTSTLEVRSGNQNLKPEEADNASVGVVFQPDFIPPEAGRVTFTMDFWSIREKNVIGILGANNQIAYDYLLRLNGSSNPQVVRDNTTPGIVGPILYVDDVYQNLQPRMVRGIDFSLDYDLKTDSWGDFGVKLNVAKLLQFDQAPSPIEQTLIDAIKGGKLPGLTVASAGNQIQLDGFPEFRGTASFSWRKDGWGAGVFVNHVGRVFDTSPAQVDGKYFPVEAWTTVNLYGQYAFKDGMMDGSTIRLGVRNIEDKDPPVTSSNFGYNGALHSSTGRYWYASFSKRF